In Pontiella desulfatans, one DNA window encodes the following:
- a CDS encoding glycosyltransferase family 2 protein, whose amino-acid sequence MAGVSVLILTKNEETNIERCIDSVSWSDDIVVYDSLSDDRTVELAEKLGARVVKRKFDNWSAHQNWGVENIDFKHPWVYYTDADETCDDQLRAELQNLPETGEGFSAFQVRRKDYFMGRWLKRSQLYPTWITRVFRPDKIRYERLVNPVAVVDGATGKLEGHIIHYPFSHGVGHWFDRHNKYSQMEATDLVEEVAAKVGFGDFFSRDAATKRRALKTMAYRMPGRPVLMFGYLYFFRLGLLDGLPGLRYSIMRSMYEYMIDLKVAEIRYKEQMNEGEML is encoded by the coding sequence ATGGCTGGCGTATCGGTTCTCATTTTAACCAAGAACGAAGAGACGAACATTGAGCGGTGCATCGACTCCGTTTCATGGTCGGACGACATTGTGGTATACGATTCCCTCAGCGACGACCGCACGGTCGAGCTTGCGGAAAAGCTCGGTGCCAGGGTCGTTAAGCGCAAGTTCGACAATTGGTCGGCGCACCAGAATTGGGGCGTGGAAAACATCGACTTCAAACATCCGTGGGTCTACTACACCGACGCAGACGAAACGTGCGACGACCAACTGCGCGCCGAGCTCCAAAACCTGCCGGAAACCGGCGAAGGCTTCTCCGCCTTCCAGGTAAGGCGCAAGGATTATTTCATGGGGCGCTGGCTCAAGCGTTCGCAGCTGTATCCGACCTGGATCACCCGCGTTTTCCGCCCGGATAAGATCCGCTATGAACGCTTGGTCAACCCGGTGGCCGTGGTCGATGGAGCAACCGGCAAGCTCGAAGGGCACATCATCCACTATCCCTTTTCCCACGGGGTGGGGCACTGGTTCGATCGGCATAACAAATACTCGCAGATGGAAGCGACCGATCTCGTCGAGGAGGTGGCCGCGAAGGTGGGCTTCGGCGATTTCTTTTCCCGCGATGCCGCAACCAAGCGCCGCGCCCTCAAGACCATGGCCTACCGCATGCCCGGACGCCCTGTTCTTATGTTCGGCTATCTCTACTTTTTCCGCTTGGGCTTGCTGGATGGTCTGCCCGGGCTGCGCTATTCCATCATGCGCTCGATGTATGAATACATGATTGATCTCAAGGTGGCGGAGATCCGCTACAAGGAACAAATGAACGAAGGAGAAATGCTTTGA
- a CDS encoding amino acid adenylation domain-containing protein, with product MSVKNFPSNDPLARVDALVSRMAANQPDQPAVCFGYQRLSYRELEHRANGVAEALLERGVKSGDLVGVYMERSALMPVALLGVLKTGAAYVPMDPAYPAQRIQWMVEDATMHTMLTDAVHEETVRGFGVEPVRVDELAPSKTCPEASTDPDGLAYVIFTSGSTGRPKGVQIPHRALTNFIVSMQQVPGMTADDALLAVTTLSFDIAGLEMFLPLVAGGRLVVASKETAMDGKALLQTIEAEAITILQATPVTWKLMLAAGWDASPNLNVLCGGEAFPRDLANTLVPKAASVWNMYGPTETTIWSTCDQVAVDEGSVSIGLPIANTTVHIVDEAMKPVQDGTEGELVIGGDGLAIGYLNNPEMTAEKFTTLSGSVERIYRTGDLARYLPDGRLECLGRIDHQVKLRGFRIELGEIESALRAHEAVADAAVALYDNDGNPRLVAYLILSGGQAIDLSSSIHSWLVDRLPAYMVPSGFTLLDEFPLTPNGKLDRKALPEPVGAIPLQPGGDVDYQSETESRLAGIWRELLGYDAVPRDIDFFELGGDSIRAAQMFVGIKERFGLDLTLAVLVQASTIESLAKRIDSGGADDLAEYRSLKRIQSGSEGTVPMFWVHGGDGHVLIFRFFAENLGADVPVYAFQWTGMDGGRGEASIMEMAQAYCAELLRFLPADARTIRLGGFCVGGLVAVELAKLLKAAGVEVLDPLVIVGAPNHGAKCHIKSEPEQSPQEFKRMLEQMEKLKVVAEAEVPWEYIRPDHGGGLKGAIKQSAPYAMARRLRTEKRLRQIDREAAAGQGVDPATRQWYCGQTAVVAMIHHRNQSYDGDILYFRSGVCHGEAMGLWGWWNSPYMGFEELCNGHFEGVVIGGAHEDVLRRPETANKVRERFNA from the coding sequence ATGTCGGTTAAAAATTTCCCATCGAACGATCCCCTGGCGCGGGTTGATGCACTGGTTTCTCGCATGGCGGCGAACCAGCCGGATCAGCCCGCCGTTTGTTTCGGCTACCAGCGCTTGAGCTACCGCGAGTTGGAGCACCGTGCGAACGGCGTGGCGGAGGCCTTGCTCGAACGCGGCGTAAAATCCGGCGATTTGGTCGGCGTCTACATGGAGCGCTCGGCGCTGATGCCGGTCGCGCTGCTTGGCGTGCTGAAAACCGGCGCGGCCTATGTGCCGATGGATCCGGCCTATCCCGCGCAACGCATCCAATGGATGGTCGAGGATGCAACGATGCACACCATGCTCACCGACGCCGTGCACGAGGAGACTGTGCGTGGATTCGGCGTGGAACCGGTCCGCGTTGATGAATTGGCGCCTTCGAAAACATGCCCGGAAGCCAGCACCGATCCCGATGGCTTGGCCTATGTCATCTTCACCTCAGGTTCCACCGGTCGCCCAAAGGGCGTTCAAATTCCGCATCGGGCATTGACCAACTTTATTGTGTCGATGCAGCAAGTGCCCGGCATGACGGCCGACGATGCCTTGCTCGCGGTCACCACCTTGTCGTTCGATATAGCCGGTCTTGAAATGTTTCTTCCTCTCGTTGCGGGGGGACGTTTGGTCGTTGCTTCCAAGGAGACGGCGATGGATGGCAAGGCGTTGCTGCAGACCATCGAAGCGGAAGCCATTACCATCCTGCAAGCAACCCCGGTCACCTGGAAGCTGATGCTGGCCGCTGGCTGGGACGCGTCGCCCAACCTCAACGTGCTCTGCGGCGGCGAGGCCTTCCCGCGCGATCTCGCCAACACGCTCGTTCCCAAGGCCGCTTCGGTCTGGAACATGTATGGCCCCACCGAAACCACCATCTGGTCGACCTGCGACCAGGTTGCTGTCGATGAGGGTTCGGTTAGCATCGGACTCCCGATCGCCAACACCACCGTCCATATCGTTGATGAAGCCATGAAGCCGGTGCAGGATGGGACGGAGGGTGAATTGGTCATTGGTGGCGACGGACTGGCCATCGGTTATTTGAACAATCCGGAAATGACCGCCGAAAAATTCACGACGCTCTCCGGCTCCGTAGAGCGTATCTACCGGACGGGCGACCTCGCCCGCTACTTGCCCGATGGCCGGCTCGAATGCCTTGGCCGCATCGACCACCAGGTTAAGCTGCGTGGCTTTCGCATCGAACTCGGCGAAATCGAATCCGCCCTGCGCGCCCACGAGGCGGTGGCCGATGCCGCCGTGGCTTTGTACGACAACGACGGCAACCCGCGTCTCGTCGCCTACCTCATCCTTTCCGGCGGGCAGGCCATCGATCTTTCCTCGTCCATCCACTCCTGGCTGGTTGACCGGCTCCCGGCCTACATGGTTCCATCGGGTTTCACCTTGCTCGATGAATTTCCTCTCACGCCCAACGGAAAGCTCGACCGCAAGGCCTTGCCCGAGCCGGTCGGCGCCATTCCGCTGCAGCCCGGCGGCGATGTTGACTACCAGTCCGAAACCGAATCGCGCCTGGCCGGCATCTGGCGCGAGCTGCTTGGATACGACGCCGTCCCGCGCGACATCGATTTCTTCGAACTCGGCGGCGACTCCATCCGCGCCGCGCAAATGTTCGTTGGAATCAAGGAGCGTTTCGGCCTCGACCTGACGCTGGCGGTGCTGGTGCAGGCCTCCACCATCGAATCGCTCGCGAAGCGCATCGACTCCGGCGGCGCGGACGACCTGGCCGAGTATCGCTCGCTCAAGCGCATCCAGTCCGGTTCCGAAGGCACCGTGCCCATGTTCTGGGTGCACGGCGGCGATGGCCATGTTTTGATCTTCCGCTTCTTTGCCGAAAACCTCGGCGCCGATGTGCCGGTCTATGCCTTCCAATGGACGGGCATGGACGGCGGGCGCGGCGAGGCCTCCATCATGGAAATGGCCCAGGCCTACTGCGCCGAGCTCCTGCGTTTCCTGCCGGCCGATGCCCGCACGATCCGTCTCGGCGGCTTCTGCGTCGGCGGTTTGGTGGCGGTTGAGCTGGCCAAGTTGCTCAAGGCCGCGGGTGTCGAGGTACTCGATCCGCTCGTCATTGTCGGCGCGCCCAACCACGGGGCCAAGTGCCACATCAAGTCCGAGCCGGAGCAATCCCCGCAGGAGTTCAAGCGCATGCTCGAACAAATGGAAAAACTGAAGGTTGTGGCCGAGGCCGAGGTGCCTTGGGAATACATCCGCCCGGATCATGGCGGCGGCCTCAAGGGCGCCATCAAGCAGAGCGCGCCCTATGCCATGGCGCGCCGCCTTCGCACCGAGAAGCGGCTCCGGCAGATCGACCGCGAAGCCGCCGCCGGGCAGGGGGTCGATCCCGCCACGCGCCAGTGGTATTGTGGACAGACGGCGGTTGTGGCCATGATCCACCACCGCAACCAATCCTACGACGGCGACATCCTCTATTTCCGCTCCGGCGTCTGCCACGGCGAAGCCATGGGGCTCTGGGGTTGGTGGAACAGTCCCTACATGGGCTTCGAGGAATTGTGCAACGGCCACTTCGAAGGCGTGGTGATCGGCGGTGCGCACGAGGATGTCCTGCGCCGTCCCGAAACGGCCAACAAGGTGCGGGAAAGGTTCAATGCCTGA
- a CDS encoding non-ribosomal peptide synthetase, giving the protein MPDHASYPETCAHRLFEEQVESNPDAVALMFGAERMSYAALNARANRIAHGLVAKGAKPGQCVAMLLERSFDQVAVALAILKAGAAYVPLDPTLPPERIAQMVDDVQPPVVVSADSFDDLLTDNEENPGIEVDLESLAYVIFTSGSTGRPKGVEMPHRGLVRLVKSAQDYIRLDRNSVLLQMASISFDVSVFEIWGMLLNGGALALCPHKVPTMEQVGRLLAEHRVNILLMTAAFFHLVVKEDPHIYDPLEYLMVGGEALSAWHVGEALRELPNLCLMNAYGPTENSVNSTVHVFDRATFDPAAPVPIGRPVANTTAYILDRHQGPVPVGVTGELVVGGDGVARGYAARPDLTAERFLPDPFSKQPGARMYRTGDQACWNPKGEIEFIGRLDNQVKLRGFRMELGEIEASLAEHPEVEQAVVVLYEDDARGKWLCGFIQVEDPASFSADGLKEFARSKLPEYMVPSALVPLKEWRFTPNGKIDRKALPKPDVAHSQEEVAYESATEEAMAELWKELLGLNAVPRNVGFFELGGDSLLAVNLFLKIHQRFGRDYTLSTLLEAPTLAALAREIDGGDEGGGQKSLKLIRQGDASLPPLFWFHGGDGHVLLFKHFAENYETNQTIYAFQYAGLDGRPGEPSVEEMAQAYLAELLEVHPRGKVRLGGYCIGGYVVMEVARLLKATEVEVLDPLVVAGSPNVRARSFHPREPESSAQSLVAFRAMCDAMEAQKVVADAPMHRTYDAPNHGWLKQTQLYAHARRMRTWNRLMKMTQAARNGEPIEPASRGWYCGNITTLAGERHRSRGYDGDILYFRSGVCHGSAMNFRGWWSSLFMGFEELCRGNFEGIVVGGLHEDMLKRPEVAAMVKDRFDANDE; this is encoded by the coding sequence ATGCCTGATCACGCTTCGTATCCCGAAACCTGCGCCCACCGGCTTTTCGAGGAGCAGGTGGAAAGCAACCCGGATGCGGTTGCGCTGATGTTCGGAGCGGAGCGGATGTCCTATGCCGCGCTCAACGCCCGCGCCAACCGGATTGCGCACGGCCTTGTGGCAAAGGGCGCGAAGCCGGGACAATGCGTTGCGATGTTGCTCGAACGTAGCTTCGACCAGGTCGCCGTGGCCCTGGCCATTCTCAAGGCGGGCGCGGCCTATGTTCCGCTCGACCCAACCCTTCCGCCGGAGCGCATCGCGCAGATGGTCGATGATGTCCAACCGCCGGTGGTGGTATCCGCTGACTCCTTCGATGATTTGTTGACGGACAACGAAGAAAACCCGGGCATTGAAGTTGATCTGGAATCCCTCGCCTATGTGATCTTCACCTCCGGGTCGACCGGTCGACCGAAGGGCGTCGAGATGCCGCACCGCGGGTTGGTGCGCCTGGTGAAAAGTGCGCAGGATTATATCCGGCTCGACCGCAACAGCGTGCTGCTTCAGATGGCCTCCATCTCGTTCGATGTCTCCGTCTTCGAAATCTGGGGCATGCTGCTCAACGGTGGAGCACTGGCGCTCTGCCCCCACAAGGTGCCGACCATGGAGCAGGTCGGTAGGCTGCTTGCGGAGCACCGCGTCAATATTCTGCTGATGACCGCCGCCTTCTTCCATCTCGTGGTGAAGGAGGACCCGCACATCTACGACCCGTTGGAGTATTTGATGGTGGGCGGAGAGGCGCTCTCGGCCTGGCATGTTGGCGAGGCGTTGCGCGAGCTGCCGAACCTCTGCCTCATGAACGCCTACGGTCCCACCGAAAACTCGGTCAACTCCACCGTGCACGTCTTCGACCGCGCCACCTTCGATCCCGCCGCGCCGGTGCCCATCGGTCGCCCGGTGGCCAACACCACCGCCTACATCCTCGACCGCCACCAAGGTCCGGTGCCCGTCGGCGTGACCGGTGAGCTGGTGGTGGGCGGCGACGGCGTGGCGCGCGGCTATGCCGCCCGCCCCGACTTGACCGCCGAACGCTTCCTGCCCGATCCCTTCAGCAAGCAACCTGGCGCACGCATGTACCGCACCGGCGACCAGGCCTGTTGGAATCCGAAAGGGGAGATCGAATTCATTGGCCGGTTGGACAACCAGGTCAAGCTACGCGGCTTCCGCATGGAGCTGGGCGAGATCGAGGCCTCCCTCGCGGAGCATCCCGAGGTGGAGCAGGCCGTGGTGGTGCTCTACGAGGACGATGCGCGCGGCAAGTGGCTGTGTGGTTTTATACAGGTCGAAGATCCCGCGTCCTTTTCCGCCGATGGTCTGAAAGAATTCGCCCGTTCGAAGCTGCCGGAATATATGGTGCCCTCCGCTTTGGTTCCGCTGAAGGAGTGGCGCTTCACGCCCAATGGCAAGATCGATCGCAAGGCACTACCCAAACCGGACGTTGCGCATTCGCAGGAAGAGGTGGCCTATGAAAGCGCTACCGAGGAGGCGATGGCGGAACTATGGAAAGAGCTGCTTGGGCTCAACGCCGTTCCGCGCAATGTGGGCTTCTTCGAACTCGGCGGCGACTCGCTGCTGGCCGTGAACCTCTTCCTCAAGATCCACCAGCGCTTCGGGCGCGACTATACGCTTTCAACCTTGCTGGAGGCCCCGACCCTCGCCGCGCTTGCGCGCGAAATCGACGGAGGGGATGAAGGCGGCGGACAAAAGTCGCTCAAGCTGATCCGCCAGGGCGATGCTTCGCTGCCGCCCCTGTTCTGGTTCCACGGCGGCGACGGGCACGTGCTGCTCTTCAAGCACTTCGCCGAAAACTACGAGACGAACCAGACGATCTATGCCTTCCAGTATGCCGGGCTCGATGGCCGCCCCGGCGAGCCTTCGGTGGAGGAGATGGCGCAAGCCTATCTCGCCGAGCTGCTGGAGGTTCATCCCCGCGGCAAGGTGCGGCTTGGCGGCTACTGCATCGGCGGCTATGTCGTGATGGAGGTTGCCCGCTTGCTGAAGGCCACGGAGGTCGAGGTGCTCGACCCGCTCGTGGTGGCGGGGTCGCCCAATGTGCGCGCACGCAGCTTCCATCCGCGCGAACCCGAATCCTCGGCCCAATCGCTGGTGGCCTTCCGCGCCATGTGCGATGCCATGGAGGCGCAAAAGGTGGTTGCCGATGCGCCGATGCACCGCACCTATGATGCGCCCAACCATGGCTGGCTGAAGCAAACGCAACTCTATGCCCATGCCCGCCGCATGCGCACCTGGAACCGCCTGATGAAGATGACCCAGGCCGCGCGCAACGGCGAGCCGATCGAGCCGGCATCGCGCGGATGGTATTGCGGCAACATCACGACGCTGGCGGGCGAGCGGCACCGGAGCCGGGGCTATGACGGCGACATCCTGTATTTCCGCAGCGGCGTCTGCCATGGGTCGGCCATGAATTTCCGCGGGTGGTGGTCGAGCCTCTTCATGGGGTTCGAGGAGCTGTGCCGCGGCAACTTCGAGGGCATCGTGGTGGGCGGCCTGCACGAGGACATGCTCAAACGCCCCGAGGTGGCGGCGATGGTTAAAGATAGGTTTGATGCCAATGACGAATGA
- a CDS encoding glycosyltransferase family 2 protein — protein sequence MKISIITATWNSEASIADTQRSLAEQEFPRDRIEWIVVDGASTDRTVETIKAGDFQPDKLVSEKDNGIYDALNKGVRMATGDFVGFLHADDFLASPGVLNRISCALENSGADALYGDLQYVRPQADGGFGVVRHWESGIYHRRSLARGWMPPHPTLYLKREIYERTKLETGEFFNTAYTCAADYDFMMRILGKYEVEPAYLRMVLVKMRVGGVSNRSLKHIIQKSREDWEIIRKNQIGGIHTLAWKNLGKLMQFVVRKP from the coding sequence ATGAAAATCTCGATCATAACCGCAACCTGGAATTCCGAGGCGAGCATTGCCGATACGCAGCGCTCGCTCGCGGAGCAGGAGTTTCCGCGCGACCGGATCGAGTGGATCGTGGTGGACGGTGCCTCGACCGACCGTACCGTAGAAACAATCAAGGCCGGCGATTTCCAGCCCGACAAGCTGGTGTCGGAAAAGGACAACGGGATCTATGACGCCCTCAACAAAGGGGTGCGCATGGCCACCGGCGATTTTGTCGGCTTCCTGCATGCCGATGATTTCCTGGCATCGCCCGGAGTGCTCAATCGCATTTCGTGCGCGTTGGAGAATTCCGGGGCAGACGCGCTCTATGGCGACCTGCAATATGTCCGCCCGCAGGCTGATGGCGGTTTTGGCGTGGTGCGGCATTGGGAGAGTGGAATCTACCACCGTCGGAGCTTGGCCCGGGGCTGGATGCCTCCGCATCCGACGCTCTACCTCAAACGCGAGATCTACGAGCGAACCAAGCTCGAGACCGGCGAATTTTTCAACACGGCATACACCTGTGCGGCCGACTACGATTTCATGATGCGCATCCTCGGGAAATACGAGGTCGAGCCGGCCTATCTCCGCATGGTGCTTGTGAAAATGCGGGTGGGCGGCGTGAGCAACCGCAGCCTGAAGCACATCATCCAGAAATCCCGCGAGGACTGGGAAATCATCAGGAAAAACCAGATTGGCGGCATCCATACCCTCGCGTGGAAAAACCTTGGCAAGCTCATGCAGTTTGTCGTGCGCAAGCCGTAG
- a CDS encoding glycosyltransferase: MNIKVLTTSSRKAGGLFYSVRWLSKALANEGCRPEILSPLDEFSQEDLGVWNPIPVELFRGHGPLQTSFRLREKLAASGADLIHLHGIWMDNQWAAAQWQARTGRPVVVSPRGMLDPWAVSNSAWKKRLVEILFAKKALRKASCIHALCRSEVESIRAYGLDNPVALIPNGVELPELGLREPSGTRKTLLFLGRIHPKKGITELLKAWSGFSGGWKLVIAGWDDGGYDEGLKALACELGLRHVEFVGPQYGKEKEQLLRSVDAFILPSFSEGLPMSVLEAWSYGLPVVVTDYCNLPEGFKAKAALRIAPDAETIANGLETLASMSGSELHAMGACGRKLVEDKFTWPRIAADMRQVYEWCVGGGNPPECMEFADG; the protein is encoded by the coding sequence ATGAACATCAAGGTACTGACTACCAGTTCTCGTAAAGCAGGCGGCCTCTTCTATTCCGTGCGTTGGCTCTCCAAGGCGCTTGCGAACGAAGGTTGCCGACCGGAAATACTTAGTCCTCTCGACGAATTCTCGCAGGAAGATCTCGGCGTATGGAATCCGATCCCCGTGGAGTTGTTTCGGGGGCATGGCCCCCTGCAAACCTCGTTCCGGTTGCGCGAAAAGCTTGCGGCTTCCGGTGCTGACCTGATTCATCTGCACGGGATCTGGATGGACAACCAGTGGGCGGCGGCGCAATGGCAGGCGCGCACGGGGCGTCCCGTGGTGGTTTCGCCGCGTGGGATGCTCGATCCATGGGCGGTGAGCAACTCGGCTTGGAAAAAACGGTTGGTTGAAATCCTCTTCGCAAAAAAAGCATTGCGGAAGGCGAGTTGCATCCACGCTCTTTGCCGGTCGGAGGTGGAGTCGATTCGTGCCTATGGCCTGGATAATCCGGTCGCATTAATTCCCAATGGTGTCGAACTTCCGGAGCTTGGACTGCGCGAACCTTCAGGCACTCGGAAAACCCTGCTGTTCCTCGGGCGCATTCATCCGAAAAAAGGCATTACCGAACTGCTAAAGGCCTGGAGCGGTTTTTCCGGTGGGTGGAAGTTGGTCATTGCAGGGTGGGACGATGGCGGCTACGACGAAGGGCTCAAGGCGTTGGCCTGTGAGTTGGGTTTGCGGCATGTCGAGTTTGTCGGCCCGCAATATGGGAAGGAAAAAGAACAATTACTACGTAGTGTCGATGCCTTTATTCTCCCTTCGTTTTCGGAAGGATTGCCGATGTCGGTGTTGGAGGCTTGGTCGTATGGCTTGCCGGTGGTCGTGACGGACTATTGCAACCTACCCGAGGGCTTTAAGGCCAAGGCGGCTTTGCGGATTGCCCCGGATGCTGAAACGATTGCCAATGGATTGGAAACTCTTGCGTCGATGTCCGGCTCGGAATTGCATGCCATGGGTGCTTGCGGGCGGAAGCTGGTGGAGGATAAGTTTACATGGCCAAGAATAGCTGCAGATATGCGCCAGGTTTATGAGTGGTGCGTTGGCGGCGGAAACCCACCGGAGTGCATGGAGTTTGCCGATGGATGA
- a CDS encoding NAD-dependent epimerase, giving the protein MKILVTGAAGFIGSHVAHELLDDGHEVVGLDNYNGYYPVSLKEARHAKLEGRDGYVGLRGDLADFEFLVSSFKSHRFDRVCHLAAQAGVRYSLQNPHAYEQSNLAGHLNILECCRHNEVPRLVYASSSSVYGGNKKVPFSEDDPVDHPVSLYAATKKANELMTHSYTHLYGFQSVGLRFFTVYGPWGRPDMAYWLFSDAMLQGKPIKVFNHGDMKRDFTYIDDIVQGVKASLFADGLEPYEVFNLGNNQPELLMDMIQYLGDALGIEPQMEMLPMQPGDVPITFADIEKAKAKLGYQPSTHLKEGLTRFVEWFKDWKH; this is encoded by the coding sequence TTGAAGATTTTGGTTACAGGAGCCGCAGGGTTCATCGGGTCGCATGTGGCGCATGAGCTACTGGACGATGGGCACGAGGTGGTCGGGCTCGATAATTACAACGGCTACTACCCGGTGTCGCTCAAGGAGGCGCGCCACGCCAAGCTTGAAGGAAGGGATGGCTATGTGGGGCTGCGGGGCGATCTGGCGGATTTCGAATTTCTGGTTTCTAGTTTCAAGTCTCATCGCTTCGACCGCGTTTGCCATTTGGCCGCCCAAGCTGGAGTCCGCTATTCATTGCAGAATCCGCACGCCTACGAGCAGTCCAACCTGGCCGGACACCTGAACATCCTCGAATGCTGCCGTCACAACGAAGTCCCCCGCTTGGTGTACGCGTCGAGTTCGAGTGTCTACGGCGGCAACAAGAAGGTGCCCTTTTCAGAGGATGATCCGGTTGATCACCCGGTCAGCCTGTATGCCGCGACCAAAAAGGCCAACGAGCTGATGACCCATTCGTACACGCATCTCTATGGCTTTCAATCCGTCGGTCTACGCTTCTTTACCGTCTACGGCCCGTGGGGCCGGCCGGACATGGCCTACTGGCTATTTTCCGATGCCATGCTCCAGGGCAAACCGATCAAGGTTTTCAACCATGGCGATATGAAGCGCGACTTCACCTACATCGACGACATCGTCCAAGGCGTTAAGGCCTCGCTCTTTGCCGATGGACTGGAACCATACGAAGTATTCAACCTCGGCAACAACCAACCGGAATTGCTCATGGACATGATCCAATACCTAGGTGATGCCTTGGGCATCGAACCACAGATGGAAATGCTCCCCATGCAGCCCGGCGACGTGCCGATCACGTTTGCCGACATTGAAAAAGCGAAAGCCAAACTCGGCTACCAGCCCTCCACCCATCTCAAGGAAGGATTGACTCGATTCGTCGAATGGTTCAAGGATTGGAAACACTAG
- a CDS encoding LbetaH domain-containing protein: MDELNIEANRAARKYPLRIQFLRMAWSVGRILFRMVPRPFYAPRRVLLRCFGAKVGRNVNVANSATIYFPWNLEIGDWSAIGEGAMVYNLGMISIGEKATVSQGAHLCAGTHDFSDPATPLLTPAIKIGSQAWICADAFVGPGVEVGAGAVIGARAVAVKDIEPWTVVAGNPAKFVKKREMKGVA; the protein is encoded by the coding sequence ATGGATGAACTGAATATTGAAGCGAACCGGGCCGCGCGTAAATATCCGTTACGGATTCAGTTCCTCCGGATGGCCTGGTCGGTTGGCAGGATACTATTCCGTATGGTACCCCGCCCGTTCTATGCACCGCGCCGGGTGCTCCTTCGCTGCTTCGGGGCCAAGGTCGGGCGCAACGTGAATGTCGCCAACTCGGCAACCATCTATTTCCCGTGGAACCTGGAAATAGGCGATTGGTCAGCCATTGGCGAAGGAGCGATGGTCTACAATCTGGGGATGATATCCATCGGTGAAAAGGCGACCGTTTCCCAGGGTGCGCACCTGTGCGCCGGAACGCATGATTTTTCCGATCCGGCAACGCCGCTTCTGACTCCTGCAATCAAGATCGGGAGTCAGGCTTGGATTTGTGCCGATGCATTTGTCGGTCCCGGCGTGGAAGTGGGAGCGGGGGCAGTGATTGGAGCAAGGGCTGTTGCCGTGAAGGATATCGAACCCTGGACGGTAGTGGCGGGCAACCCCGCGAAATTTGTGAAGAAACGCGAGATGAAGGGGGTGGCCTGA